CGTTTCTCACTTGACCCTGCGCGCCATTCGGATATCTTTTCCCATCACCAGGCGCACTTCGTCTCTCCGGTGGTAGGACCGGAGCCGGGCCAACATGGCACCTCAGAAGATCGGGCAGTTCACCATCGTCGCCGACTTGGCGACGACCGCGGGCGGCGCGGTGTACAAAGCCACCGACCCGAAAGGCCGGACGGTCGCGCTCCGCACCCTGCGCCTCGACGCCCCGGGCGCCGCGCAGGTCGTGCCCGCGTTCCAGGCCACCGCGAAGGCCGCCAGCACGCTCGCCAGCCCCAACATCGCCGGCATCTTCGGCGGCGGTCAGGCCGACGGCGTCTTCTTCATCGTCGTCGAGTTCATCGAGGGCGTGAAGCTCTCCAGCAACCTGGCCAAGGGCGAGCCCGCGCCCATGTCCGAGGTCCTCGACCTCAGCCGCCAGGTCTGCACTGCCCTCGACCACGCGCAGTCCAAGGGCATCGTCCATCCCGAGCTCAAGCCCACCAACATCACCCTCGAGTGGGACGGCACCGCGAAGATCATGGACTTCGGCGTGCCCCGCAGCCATCCGGCAAGCGAGCTCAGCGAGGCGACCTATTACCTCTCGCCCGAAGAAGTCCGCGGCGAGCCGCTCACCATCCGTTCCAACATCTTCAGTTGGGCCGCCATCGCCTACCAGATGGCGACCGGCAAGAAGCCCTTCGACGCCGCCGACGCCGAGACGCTGCGCAAGCAGATCGTCGAAGCAGCCCCCGCGCCCCCGCATGAGTTGAATCCCAAGCTGCCGCCGCGCGTCAGCGAGATCCTCGGCAAGGCGCTGGCGAAGTCGCCCGCCGAGCGCTACGCCTCCGGCGCCGAGTTCCTGTCCGCGCTCGAGAACTACAGGAAAGTCGAGGCCCAGCCGCCCGCGCCGGTCGCGGCCGCGCGTCCGAGCGGCATTCACGCCAGACCGGTGCTCGCGCCTGCCGCCGCCGCGCCCAAGCCCGCCGCCATGCCGGCCGCGGCGCCGCGGCCCGCGGCTCCTCCTCCTGCCCCAAGACCCGCGGCGGCGCCGGTGGCGCAAGCTCCCGCGCCGGTTGCTGCGCCCAAAGTCGCCGCGCCAACCCCGCCGGCCGCTGCTCCCAAGCCGGCCGCTGCGCCGAAACCTGTCGCGGCGCCGGGAGTGTCGAAGAACCTGTTGCTGTATGGCGGCGGCGCCGCTTTCCTGCTGCTGATCGGCATCGTCGTCGGACTCTTCTTCCGGAATGCGCCGCAGCAGCCCGCCGGGAACGCGCCCGCGCCGGCGGCGGCGCCGGCGCAGACCACTGTGCCGGCTCCCAATGCGGCCGCCGCAACCCCGGGTTCACCGTCCCCCGGCGCGCGCACTCCGCGGCAGAAGCAGCCCGCCGCCGCGCCCGTCCAGGCCGCCGCGCCTACCGGCGGGCTCACGCTCGATTCCACGCCGCAGGGCGCCGAGGTCACCATCGACGGCCGCCACGAAGCGAGCTGGGTCACTCCCTTCACCGCCACCGGGCTCGCCGTCGGCGGCCACGCCGTCAGCTTCAGCAAGCCCGGCCACATGAGCGCGGTGCGCAGCGCGCAGGTCGCCGCCGGACAGAACGCCGTCGTCGCCGTGCAGCTCACCGAGATGGCCGCCACCCTCTCCGTCAGCAGCGACCCCGCCGGCGCCAGCATCGTGCTCGACGGCAAGGACACCGGCCGGGTCACGCCCGCGCAGCTCGTCGTGCCCAAGGGAAGCCACACCGTCGCCGTCCGCAAGCAGGGTTATCTGGAAGCTTCCAGCACGCTCGACACCGCGCCCGGCCAGACCGCGCAGTTCAGCCCCGCGCTCAAGCTCACCGGCAGCACCGACAACATCAAGACAGTCGGCAAGCTCGGCGGCATCTTCGGCGGAGCGCCCGCCGACTCCGGCCGCGTCTCGGTGAAGACCAATCCTAAGGGCGCGCAGGTGCTCGTCAACGGGCAAGCGGTGAAGAAGACCACGCCGGTGGACTTCTACCTCAACCCGGGCAGCTACGAGATCACGCTGACCATGCCCGGCTACAAGCCGGTCAAGAAGATCGTCGACGTGCAGAAGGGCGGCAAGCTCACCCTCGACGAGACCCTGAGCCAGTAGGACTCAGGCGCGGCCGAACGCGGCTTGCACCACGCGCAGTCTTTCGTTCTGGAATCCCTCGTACACGTTCATCATCATGGCCGGGGCGTCCGGTCCCAGCACCAGCGGCACGCCGA
The sequence above is drawn from the Terriglobales bacterium genome and encodes:
- a CDS encoding serine/threonine-protein kinase produces the protein MAPQKIGQFTIVADLATTAGGAVYKATDPKGRTVALRTLRLDAPGAAQVVPAFQATAKAASTLASPNIAGIFGGGQADGVFFIVVEFIEGVKLSSNLAKGEPAPMSEVLDLSRQVCTALDHAQSKGIVHPELKPTNITLEWDGTAKIMDFGVPRSHPASELSEATYYLSPEEVRGEPLTIRSNIFSWAAIAYQMATGKKPFDAADAETLRKQIVEAAPAPPHELNPKLPPRVSEILGKALAKSPAERYASGAEFLSALENYRKVEAQPPAPVAAARPSGIHARPVLAPAAAAPKPAAMPAAAPRPAAPPPAPRPAAAPVAQAPAPVAAPKVAAPTPPAAAPKPAAAPKPVAAPGVSKNLLLYGGGAAFLLLIGIVVGLFFRNAPQQPAGNAPAPAAAPAQTTVPAPNAAAATPGSPSPGARTPRQKQPAAAPVQAAAPTGGLTLDSTPQGAEVTIDGRHEASWVTPFTATGLAVGGHAVSFSKPGHMSAVRSAQVAAGQNAVVAVQLTEMAATLSVSSDPAGASIVLDGKDTGRVTPAQLVVPKGSHTVAVRKQGYLEASSTLDTAPGQTAQFSPALKLTGSTDNIKTVGKLGGIFGGAPADSGRVSVKTNPKGAQVLVNGQAVKKTTPVDFYLNPGSYEITLTMPGYKPVKKIVDVQKGGKLTLDETLSQ